In a single window of the Cucurbita pepo subsp. pepo cultivar mu-cu-16 chromosome LG18, ASM280686v2, whole genome shotgun sequence genome:
- the LOC111779709 gene encoding COBRA-like protein 4, translating to MEINTHSNMLHKILCRQQKIAVLALLIFTAFYSAGAYDPLDPNGNITIKWDIVSWTADGYVAAVTMNNFQMYRHINAPGWTLGWSWAKKEVIWSMVGAQTTEQGDCSKFKGNVPHCCKKTPVVVDLLPGVPYNQQFSNCCKGGVLASWGQDPVGSVSAFQVSVGLAGTSNKTVKLPKNFTLLGPGPGYTCGPAKVVPSTVFLTPDRRRKTHAVTWNVTCTYSQFLASKNPTCCVSLSTFYNETITSCPTCACGCQHKHNCIKSDSKLLHKEGINTPKKDNTPLLQCTHHMCPIRVHWHVKINYKDYWRVKVAVTNFNYRMNYTLWTLAVQHPNLNNVTQVFSFDYKPLVPYESINDTGMFYGMKFYNDLLMEAGPFGNVQSEVLMKKDKDTFTFKQGWAFPRKVYFNGDECQMPPPESYPFLPNSAPGGSSAVAKFTATLLLILWFLL from the exons ATGGAAATCAATACCCACAGTAATATGTTACACAAAATTCTCTGTCGACAGCAAAAAATTGCAGTTTTAGCACTTCTGATCTTTACAGCTTTCTATTCAGCTG GGGCTTACGATCCATTGGATCCAAATGGAAACATAACAATCAAATGGGATATAGTATCTTGGACGGCAGATGGATATGTT GCTGCAGTGACAATGAATAATTTTCAGATGTACCGCCATATTAATGCACCAGGATGGACTCTAGGCTGGTCGTGGGCCAAGAAAGAAGTAATATGGTCGATGGTGGGAGCTCAGACAACAGAGCAAGGAGATTGTTCCAAGTTCAAAGGAAATGTGCCTCACTGCTGCAAGAAAACCCCAGTAGTTGTTGATTTGCTCCCTGGTGTTCCTTACAATCAGCAATTCTCCAATTGCTGCAAGGGTGGAGTATTGGCATCTTGGGGACAGGATCCAGTAGGTTCGGTCTCCGCCTTTCAGGTGAGTGTTGGGCTAGCCGGCACTTCAAACAAAACTGTGAAATTGCCAAAGAACTTCACCCTGCTCGGTCCAGGACCAGGCTACACATGTGGACCTGCAAAGGTTGTGCCTTCTACAGTCTTCCTCACTCCTGATCGCCGCCGGAAAACTC ATGCAGTGACATGGAATGTAACCTGCACTTACTCACAATTTCTGGCCTCTAAGAACCCAACTTGCTGCGTATCACTTTCAACTTTCTACAATGAGACGATCACCTCTTGCCCAACCTGCGCCTGTGGCTGCCAACACAAACATAATTGTATAAA GAGTGACTCAAAGCTATTGCACAAGGAAGGAATAAACACTCCTAAAAAGGATAACACACCTTTACTACAATGCACTCATCACATGTGTCCTATTCGAGTACACTGGCACGTAAAGATTAATTACAAGGATTACTGGCGTGTGAAGGTTGCTGTCACTAACTTCAACTATAGGATGAACTATACACTGTGGACACTGGCAGTGCAGCATCCAAATCTGAACAATGTAACTCAAGTCTTTAGTTTTGACTACAAGCCCCTTGTTCCCTATGAATCCATCA ACGATACCGGCATGTTCTATGGCATGAAATTCTACAATGATCTATTAATGGAAGCAGGGCCATTTGGAAATGTACAATCTGAAGTACTAATGAAGAAGGATAAGGATACCTTTACCTTCAAGCAGGGTTGGGCATTTCCTAGAAAAGTATACTTCAATGGCGACGAATGTCAGATGCCACCACCAGAATCATACCCGTTTCTACCCAACTCTGCGCCTGGAGGGTCGAGTGCAGTAGCCAAATTCACCGCCACTTTGCTTTTGATACTCTGGTTTTTGTTGTAA